The sequence AGCAGCACAAAATGTATCTATTGCTGCAGCTCGAGTCCACGTCGAAAGAGCTATTCAACGAATTCGAATTTTTTCGTTCTTCAACAATAAAATTGATATTCGATTTTTGCCGATTCTCGACGATCTTATGATCATCGCTTGTGCCATTGTGAATATGTCCAGTCCAATTATTGCCAATAATAAATTTTAAGCAAaagcgaaaaattaaaaaaaatgaatttcgaaAGTACTTCAATTCAAAATCACAGATCATATTCTCGAGATTATCACAGAAGTTGAAAACAAGGGTCcttaattataaataaatatatattttaaattaCAGAATAACAAGATAGATTTATTTCCAAAATGTCCTCAGTTTTTAAGTGTATACAGGTATTTCAAGTAAATGTTGAAATAAACTTCTTTGAGAGCGTTCAAAAGTTCGTACACGTACTCTTCTTCCAAATCAATCGTTGATATAAAACATTTATCCTCAAACTCTGAATATATGATGAAATCGGCTTTGGTACACTGAAgcacaaacatatttatttgtatttgtGCAAAATACTGGTGTCTTCTTCGGAGTTGCTTAGATGATTTGGTCAGATACGGTAAATCCCCCAAGAAATCGTCGGTACTAGATGTTTTCCCTGCCAATGGACATTTCACTTCGATGATTTTTCGTTCGCTAATTATCACACCATCAGGAGAACATCCAATCCATGGTATTTGTGGTGGAATAACAAATCCACATCGCTCTACAGAGTATCCGGTTTGAGCTATGTAGGATTCGATCGCCATTTGCTCGCAGCGTCGTCCATGTTCAATGGCTGCTGTCTTAAGGTTTTCTGGCATTATCATCCTCACAACTTTGCGTTTCCAATCTTTAGACTTCTCCTTTCGGTCGCATAGTAAGTGAAGAGTGAGTATGCGTTTGAAGCCGTTATGCGCAAACTGCGTTCCTCAAGCCATTCATCCGAGTTTTGTGAAACCGTCCTTAAGCAAATGTCGGTGGATTCTTTCGCGGAAAcgcatattttcatttcataataAGTTGAAAGGTTTGTTTCCAAAGGACCaacaaaatatttataggtaaGATCAAATTCAGGCCGAAATAGCTCTTGAACGAATAGTTTCAGAGTTTGCATagaaaaatcttcgaacgatATGATTGAGCATGACGAATTTAAAGACAACTTGCGTGTTGAAACTTCAATACATTGTAAATCAATGTTTGTTTCCGTTTCTGGGTTGATATCGTCTTGAACTGAAGGTCTGCCACAGAGTTCATATCCCAGTGCACTGTTCGGAAAACCTGTAACAAACGTGAAAATAACATACCGTTTATAGTTGATACTACTCTATATTTCAATAAGTGCTTAATTTTACACTTAGCACTTACTTTTTACAAATTGTTGCAGAATTTGCGATTGTTCTGTTTCCGACACCATGTATTGCTGATACTTGGTGTTTTTGATCGGTTTGTGGTTTTCAAatggttcttcaacttcagatACGTTTAAACTATCCTGCATTGCTGAGCCCGATCTTTCACTGAAACACAGATCTTTCAGCCGCTTAGCTCTATACATGTCCGATGCGGTTTGAGCGGCAATTTTGCCCCATTTTTGTTGTAAATCGGTTACTGTAAGCAGAGGAACTGTTGCATCCCTTTTTGACGAAAAATCGAATTATTATATACATAAAATACAAATTGGATGAATACTCACTTCAACAAATGGTATAGTACGGCCATTTGATGTTTGCACTTTCCTTTCCCGGCTTTACAAGTACAAGAAAAAGTCCATTGCACTTGCGATTCATTTGTCCGGATCTTGATCACGTGTGGTGCAGAGCTAGGTGAAGATGACTGCaaacatgttgcaaaaatgCTTACTCCATCCTCGTATATTTGTTCCACTCAACAATCAATAAATGGCCAGCGTTATACACTCTTTCCCCCTCACGGACTAGGCGACTTCCGCCAGCAGCAAAATCGAAGATGTAAGTTAGCTGCATGGGTACCTCATATGTTCCGCAGTCGAGGTTTGTCGAGTCGAGTTTTTCCTACAATCAATTAATTGAAACGATACAGTTTCTTCTCGATTCATAACAATTTTTCACCAAACAACTTTCACACCATATACAACTGATGTAAGGGAGATGTTCTATGCTTCAATAgattattttcaattaatttttcattaataatttATCGTCACAAAAACGGTTACATTTGAGGTAAAAAAAAGTGGTACATTTTGTTGTGACGAAAAATCTATTTCACACTATTTCTATGGTTGATATGATGCAATATTTTGATAATTTATGAAATATTCTTGCACTCACTACTTACCATTGTTGATTAAAAACtcgtaaaataacaaaattgattgaatcaaaaactgtttttttttcttacgtTTGTTTACTTTTCCGTTCACGCACACAAGCTGTCAAAATTTGCTTCGTAGTCGCgaatagccgccagacattctaaatactcacgctcctctaatgtggacgtgtacaatacacatgtggaagtattgacttgagaaatggattgcgagtgatttgactatgcgtccaatttgggaatctcgagctcgttcagtagccgctaggttgcgaaggccgacggaggtccttcgtagcttagttggttaaagcaccagtctagcgtactgtagggtcatgggttcgagtcccatcgaagggaaagtggttacctccaatacatttttcaaatcaatatcttccacataacgtacatattcacatatgagttttcataacattgtaaattaacgtccaagtcgggtggtttaatccccggaaataggcaattacctttgattgaactgaacttgagttgcgtgctcttgcctacgcaatgcggtcgggtctgagcttgacgaccgactggcaaatagcttacacaacctcacttgatcagtaccgttgctgatgaagaatgtgtatagccgccagacattctaaatactcacgctcctctaatgtggacgtgtacaatacacatgtggaagtattgacttgagaaatggattgcgagtgatttgactatgcgtccaatttgggaatctcgagctcgttcagtagccgctaggttgcgaaggccgacggaggtccttcgtagcttagttggttaaagcaccagtctagcgtactgtagggtcatgggttcgagtcccatcgaagggaaagtggttacctccgatacattttccaaatcaatatcttccacataacgtacatattcacatatgagttttcataacattgtaaattaacgtccaagtcgggtggtttaattcccggaaataggcaattacctttgattgaactgaacttgagttgcgtgctcttgcctacgcaatgcggtcgggtctgagcttgacgaccgactggcaaatagcttacacaacctcacttgatcagtaccgttgctgatgaagaatgtgtatagccgccagacattctaaatactcacgctcctctaatgtggacgtgtacaatacacatgtggaagtattgacttgagaaatggattgcgagtgatttgactatgcgtccaatttgggaatctcgagctcgttcagtagccgctaggttgcgaaggccgacggaggtccttcgtagcttagttggttaaagcaccagtctagcgtactgtagggtcatgggttcgagtcccat comes from Armigeres subalbatus isolate Guangzhou_Male chromosome 2, GZ_Asu_2, whole genome shotgun sequence and encodes:
- the LOC134210229 gene encoding uncharacterized protein LOC134210229, whose product is MAVLYHLLKDATVPLLTVTDLQQKWGKIAAQTASDMYRAKRLKDLCFSERSGSAMQDSLNVSEVEEPFENHKPIKNTKYQQYMVSETEQSQILQQFVKSFPNSALGYELCGRPSVQDDINPETETNIDLQCIEVSTRKLSLNSSCSIISFEDFSMQTLKLFVQELFRPEFDLTYKYFVGPLETNLSTYYEMKICVSAKESTDICLRTVSQNSDEWLEERSLRITASNAYSLFTYYATERRSLKIGNAKL